In the Danio rerio strain Tuebingen ecotype United States chromosome 8, GRCz12tu, whole genome shotgun sequence genome, one interval contains:
- the ralgds gene encoding uncharacterized protein isoform X1, producing the protein MVYIMGIQSDALGVKPTSLDELFESSTWRIKNIWDGVKLEIAAGDGCPVVLNSFTHLDPDLPMLESSVQEIGEEVEDGAIYTITLRKVQLHQTASKGQRWLGVETDSALSLYETCKGRTIKAGTLEKLVEYMVSAFKGKDYTYVTIFLCTYRAFATTKQVLDLLLNRYAKLPASGKTKVSAEDHTELKNTVSSILGAWLDQYSEDFWSPPDHECLQSLISYLQLNFSGSDLERRALNLLEHFQHRQQCEVEIEGDLCSCPFATPEESSLEDEFSPSHFMSFSPSIVAEQLTVMDAELFKRVVPYHCLGGIWSQRDKKGKEHLAPTIRATVSQFNSVTNCVIATCLDNRSLRPFQRAKRIEHWIEVARKCRILKSFSSLKAILSALQSNAIHRLRRAWDDVSRESYRTFQELSEIFSDDNNYSLSRELLIKEGTSKSAIVEINHKGAQRRHQQQRDMGVVQGTIPYLGTFLTDLVMLDTAMKDHLEVGLINFEKRRKEFEVIAQIKLLQLTCNYYNFSRNQRFIDWFKRVEKLTETESYSMSCDIEPPSESLCKKNGGIMKRMSEESGYSSAASHSKSFEQPRLSQFKDCFKDGADSLSLTSAGSSGSDADESLSLLNSPESGSQRTSTPTVKHSSTSETGELPSDSSTKLWESPTPSSLEASGSGLCLESGCSSSTSSSSSSSSSVSAFTGRTFNFHKRSVSGISDYSSLSLPLYNQQANDCCIIRVSLDSENGNMYKSILVTSQDKTPGVIRKAMAKHNLDNDKSEDYELLQRVSKHKELRIPDNGNVFYAMNSTANYDFLLRKRGVPKTCRSKSSPSLTLPRMKQKGFKIPKSFF; encoded by the exons ATGGTCTATATTATGGGGATACAGTCGGACGCCCTGGGTGTTAAACCCACGTCCCTGGATGAGCTGTTTGAGTCCAGTACATGGAGAATTAAAAACATATGGGATGGGGTGAAGCTGGAGATCGCGGCCGGAGATGGATGTCCGGTGGTCTTAAATAGTTTTACGCATTTGGACCCAGATCTACCTATGTTGGAG AGCTCAGTTCAGGAGATTGGAGAGGAGGTGGAGGACGGTGCCATCTATACCATTACACTCCGAAAGGTGCAGCTCCACCAGACGGCCAGTAAGGGCCAGCGATGGCTGGGCGTGGAGACAGACTCTGCCCTCAGTCTGTACGAGACGTGCAAGGGTCGAACCATTAAGGCTGGCACACTGGAGAAACTAGTGGAGTACATGGTCTCCGCCTTCAAAGGGAAAGACTACACTTACGTCACTATTTTCCTCTGCACCTACAGAGCATTTGCCACCACCAAACAAGTGCTAGACCTGCTGCTTAACAG ATATGCCAAACTGCCAGCCTCAGGCAAGACTAAAGTctcagcagaagaccacacagagCTTAAAAA CACTGTGTCATCTATCCTGGGTGCCTGGTTAGATCAATACTCGGAGGATTTCTGGAGTCCTCCAGATCACGAATGCCTGCAGAGTCTCATATCCTACTTACAACTCAACTTCTCTGGATCGGACCTGGAGAGACGAGCTTTAAACCTGCTGGAGCACTTCCAGCATCGCCAACAGTGCGAGGTGGAGATTGAAG GTGACCTGTGCTCCTGCCCCTTTGCCACACCAGAGGAGAGCAGTTTGGAGGATGAATTCTCCCCCTCACATTTCATGTCCTTCAGTCCTTCTATAGTTGCTGAGCAGTTAACAGTCATGGATGCG GAGCTGTTTAAGAGGGTTGTTCCATATCATTGTTTAGGGGGCATATGGTCCCAGAGAGATAAAAAGGGCAAAGAGCACCTGGCACCAACCATCCGTGCTACTGTTTCTCAGTTCAACAGTGTGACCAACTGTGTGATCGCCACCTGCCTGGACAACAGGTCTCTCAGACCTTTCCAAAGAGCCAAGCGCATTGAACATTGGATAGAAGTTGCCAGG AAATGCCGTATCCTGAAGAGCTTCTCCTCTCTGAAAGCCATCCTGTCTGCCTTGCAGAGTAATGCCATCCACAGGCTGAGAAGGGCCTGGGATGATGTTTCACG GGAAAGCTATCGAACTTTCCAAGAGCTGTCTGAAATCTTCTCAGACGACAATAATTACTCACTCAGCAGAGAGCTTCTCATTAAG GAGGGCACCTCTAAATCTGCCATAGTCGAGATAAACCACAAAGGAGCCCAGAGGAGACACCAGCAGCAAAGAGACATG GGTGTTGTGCAAGGAACGATTCCATACCTTGGCACTTTTCTGACTGACCTCGTCATGTTGGATACTGCTATGAAAGACCATCTGGAG GTCGGACTGATTAACTTTGAGAAGAGAAGAAAG GAATTTGAAGTGATCGCTCAGATCAAGTTGCTGCAGCTGACCTGCAATTATTACAACTTCAGCAGAAACCAGCGCTTTATTGACTGGTTTAAGAGAGTGGAGAAACTCACAGAGACCGAGAG CTACTCTATGTCGTGTGATATCGAGCCGCCGTCTGAGTCGTTGTGCAAAAAGAATGGAGGCATCATGAAGCGCATGAGCGAGGAGTCGGGCTACAGCAGCGCTGCGTCACACTCCAAGTCCTTTGAGCAGCCGCGATTAAGCCAGTTCAAAGACTGCTTTAAAGATGGAGCTGATTCCCTCAGCCTCACCTCTGCAGGATCCAGTGGCTCAGATGCAGACGAGAGTCTCAGCCTGCTCAACTCTCCTGAATCAGGCAGTCAGAGA ACATCCACACCAACTGTGAAACACTCATCAACCTCAGAAACAGGAGAGCTCCCGTCTGATTCCTCAACCAAG CTCTGGGAATCACCCACCCCATCATCTCTGGAGGCGTCTGGATCAGGCTTGTGTTTAGAGTCAGGCTGCAGCAGCTCCAcatcttcctcctcttcctcctcgtcCTCAGTCTCAGCCTTCACAGGACGGACCTTCAACTTTCACAAGCGCTCAGTCTCTGGCATCTCAGACTACTCGTCTCTCAGTCTGCCGCTCTACAACCAGCAGGCAAACGACTGCTGCATCATCAGAGTCAGCCTGGACTCAGAAAACGGCAACATGTACAAAAGTATCCTG GTCACTAGTCAGGACAAAACCCCTGGGGTCATTAGGAAAGCCATGGCCAAACACAACCTGGACAATGACAAATCTGAAGACTATGAATTGTTACAGAGGGTCTCAAAGCATAAAG AACTCAGAATCCCAGATAATGGAAACGTTTTCTACGCCATGAACTCAACTGCCAACTACGACTTCTTGTTGAGAAAGCGTGGCGTCCCAAAAACCTGCCGCTCGAAAAGCTCCCCGAGCCTGACTCTACCACGCATGAAGCAGAAAGGCTTCAAAATCCCCAAGAGCTTCTTCTGA
- the ralgds gene encoding uncharacterized protein isoform X3 produces MCWKDRIDQLIQLIRWCGLGCMYVNGDLYCELGDLEERKQSSVQEIGEEVEDGAIYTITLRKVQLHQTASKGQRWLGVETDSALSLYETCKGRTIKAGTLEKLVEYMVSAFKGKDYTYVTIFLCTYRAFATTKQVLDLLLNRYAKLPASGKTKVSAEDHTELKNTVSSILGAWLDQYSEDFWSPPDHECLQSLISYLQLNFSGSDLERRALNLLEHFQHRQQCEVEIEGDLCSCPFATPEESSLEDEFSPSHFMSFSPSIVAEQLTVMDAELFKRVVPYHCLGGIWSQRDKKGKEHLAPTIRATVSQFNSVTNCVIATCLDNRSLRPFQRAKRIEHWIEVARKCRILKSFSSLKAILSALQSNAIHRLRRAWDDVSRESYRTFQELSEIFSDDNNYSLSRELLIKEGTSKSAIVEINHKGAQRRHQQQRDMGVVQGTIPYLGTFLTDLVMLDTAMKDHLEVGLINFEKRRKEFEVIAQIKLLQLTCNYYNFSRNQRFIDWFKRVEKLTETESYSMSCDIEPPSESLCKKNGGIMKRMSEESGYSSAASHSKSFEQPRLSQFKDCFKDGADSLSLTSAGSSGSDADESLSLLNSPESGSQRTSTPTVKHSSTSETGELPSDSSTKLWESPTPSSLEASGSGLCLESGCSSSTSSSSSSSSSVSAFTGRTFNFHKRSVSGISDYSSLSLPLYNQQANDCCIIRVSLDSENGNMYKSILVTSQDKTPGVIRKAMAKHNLDNDKSEDYELLQRVSKHKELRIPDNGNVFYAMNSTANYDFLLRKRGVPKTCRSKSSPSLTLPRMKQKGFKIPKSFF; encoded by the exons AGCTCAGTTCAGGAGATTGGAGAGGAGGTGGAGGACGGTGCCATCTATACCATTACACTCCGAAAGGTGCAGCTCCACCAGACGGCCAGTAAGGGCCAGCGATGGCTGGGCGTGGAGACAGACTCTGCCCTCAGTCTGTACGAGACGTGCAAGGGTCGAACCATTAAGGCTGGCACACTGGAGAAACTAGTGGAGTACATGGTCTCCGCCTTCAAAGGGAAAGACTACACTTACGTCACTATTTTCCTCTGCACCTACAGAGCATTTGCCACCACCAAACAAGTGCTAGACCTGCTGCTTAACAG ATATGCCAAACTGCCAGCCTCAGGCAAGACTAAAGTctcagcagaagaccacacagagCTTAAAAA CACTGTGTCATCTATCCTGGGTGCCTGGTTAGATCAATACTCGGAGGATTTCTGGAGTCCTCCAGATCACGAATGCCTGCAGAGTCTCATATCCTACTTACAACTCAACTTCTCTGGATCGGACCTGGAGAGACGAGCTTTAAACCTGCTGGAGCACTTCCAGCATCGCCAACAGTGCGAGGTGGAGATTGAAG GTGACCTGTGCTCCTGCCCCTTTGCCACACCAGAGGAGAGCAGTTTGGAGGATGAATTCTCCCCCTCACATTTCATGTCCTTCAGTCCTTCTATAGTTGCTGAGCAGTTAACAGTCATGGATGCG GAGCTGTTTAAGAGGGTTGTTCCATATCATTGTTTAGGGGGCATATGGTCCCAGAGAGATAAAAAGGGCAAAGAGCACCTGGCACCAACCATCCGTGCTACTGTTTCTCAGTTCAACAGTGTGACCAACTGTGTGATCGCCACCTGCCTGGACAACAGGTCTCTCAGACCTTTCCAAAGAGCCAAGCGCATTGAACATTGGATAGAAGTTGCCAGG AAATGCCGTATCCTGAAGAGCTTCTCCTCTCTGAAAGCCATCCTGTCTGCCTTGCAGAGTAATGCCATCCACAGGCTGAGAAGGGCCTGGGATGATGTTTCACG GGAAAGCTATCGAACTTTCCAAGAGCTGTCTGAAATCTTCTCAGACGACAATAATTACTCACTCAGCAGAGAGCTTCTCATTAAG GAGGGCACCTCTAAATCTGCCATAGTCGAGATAAACCACAAAGGAGCCCAGAGGAGACACCAGCAGCAAAGAGACATG GGTGTTGTGCAAGGAACGATTCCATACCTTGGCACTTTTCTGACTGACCTCGTCATGTTGGATACTGCTATGAAAGACCATCTGGAG GTCGGACTGATTAACTTTGAGAAGAGAAGAAAG GAATTTGAAGTGATCGCTCAGATCAAGTTGCTGCAGCTGACCTGCAATTATTACAACTTCAGCAGAAACCAGCGCTTTATTGACTGGTTTAAGAGAGTGGAGAAACTCACAGAGACCGAGAG CTACTCTATGTCGTGTGATATCGAGCCGCCGTCTGAGTCGTTGTGCAAAAAGAATGGAGGCATCATGAAGCGCATGAGCGAGGAGTCGGGCTACAGCAGCGCTGCGTCACACTCCAAGTCCTTTGAGCAGCCGCGATTAAGCCAGTTCAAAGACTGCTTTAAAGATGGAGCTGATTCCCTCAGCCTCACCTCTGCAGGATCCAGTGGCTCAGATGCAGACGAGAGTCTCAGCCTGCTCAACTCTCCTGAATCAGGCAGTCAGAGA ACATCCACACCAACTGTGAAACACTCATCAACCTCAGAAACAGGAGAGCTCCCGTCTGATTCCTCAACCAAG CTCTGGGAATCACCCACCCCATCATCTCTGGAGGCGTCTGGATCAGGCTTGTGTTTAGAGTCAGGCTGCAGCAGCTCCAcatcttcctcctcttcctcctcgtcCTCAGTCTCAGCCTTCACAGGACGGACCTTCAACTTTCACAAGCGCTCAGTCTCTGGCATCTCAGACTACTCGTCTCTCAGTCTGCCGCTCTACAACCAGCAGGCAAACGACTGCTGCATCATCAGAGTCAGCCTGGACTCAGAAAACGGCAACATGTACAAAAGTATCCTG GTCACTAGTCAGGACAAAACCCCTGGGGTCATTAGGAAAGCCATGGCCAAACACAACCTGGACAATGACAAATCTGAAGACTATGAATTGTTACAGAGGGTCTCAAAGCATAAAG AACTCAGAATCCCAGATAATGGAAACGTTTTCTACGCCATGAACTCAACTGCCAACTACGACTTCTTGTTGAGAAAGCGTGGCGTCCCAAAAACCTGCCGCTCGAAAAGCTCCCCGAGCCTGACTCTACCACGCATGAAGCAGAAAGGCTTCAAAATCCCCAAGAGCTTCTTCTGA
- the ralgds gene encoding uncharacterized protein LOC799483, which produces MVYIMGIQSDALGVKPTSLDELFESSTWRIKNIWDGVKLEIAAGDGCPVVLNSFTHLDPDLPMLESSVQEIGEEVEDGAIYTITLRKVQLHQTASKGQRWLGVETDSALSLYETCKGRTIKAGTLEKLVEYMVSAFKGKDYTYVTIFLCTYRAFATTKQVLDLLLNRYAKLPASGKTKVSAEDHTELKNTVSSILGAWLDQYSEDFWSPPDHECLQSLISYLQLNFSGSDLERRALNLLEHFQHRQQCEVEIEGDLCSCPFATPEESSLEDEFSPSHFMSFSPSIVAEQLTVMDAELFKRVVPYHCLGGIWSQRDKKGKEHLAPTIRATVSQFNSVTNCVIATCLDNRSLRPFQRAKRIEHWIEVARKCRILKSFSSLKAILSALQSNAIHRLRRAWDDVSRESYRTFQELSEIFSDDNNYSLSRELLIKEGTSKSAIVEINHKGAQRRHQQQRDMGVVQGTIPYLGTFLTDLVMLDTAMKDHLEVGLINFEKRRKEFEVIAQIKLLQLTCNYYNFSRNQRFIDWFKRVEKLTETESYSMSCDIEPPSESLCKKNGGIMKRMSEESGYSSAASHSKSFEQPRLSQFKDCFKDGADSLSLTSAGSSGSDADESLSLLNSPESGSQRLWESPTPSSLEASGSGLCLESGCSSSTSSSSSSSSSVSAFTGRTFNFHKRSVSGISDYSSLSLPLYNQQANDCCIIRVSLDSENGNMYKSILVTSQDKTPGVIRKAMAKHNLDNDKSEDYELLQRVSKHKELRIPDNGNVFYAMNSTANYDFLLRKRGVPKTCRSKSSPSLTLPRMKQKGFKIPKSFF; this is translated from the exons ATGGTCTATATTATGGGGATACAGTCGGACGCCCTGGGTGTTAAACCCACGTCCCTGGATGAGCTGTTTGAGTCCAGTACATGGAGAATTAAAAACATATGGGATGGGGTGAAGCTGGAGATCGCGGCCGGAGATGGATGTCCGGTGGTCTTAAATAGTTTTACGCATTTGGACCCAGATCTACCTATGTTGGAG AGCTCAGTTCAGGAGATTGGAGAGGAGGTGGAGGACGGTGCCATCTATACCATTACACTCCGAAAGGTGCAGCTCCACCAGACGGCCAGTAAGGGCCAGCGATGGCTGGGCGTGGAGACAGACTCTGCCCTCAGTCTGTACGAGACGTGCAAGGGTCGAACCATTAAGGCTGGCACACTGGAGAAACTAGTGGAGTACATGGTCTCCGCCTTCAAAGGGAAAGACTACACTTACGTCACTATTTTCCTCTGCACCTACAGAGCATTTGCCACCACCAAACAAGTGCTAGACCTGCTGCTTAACAG ATATGCCAAACTGCCAGCCTCAGGCAAGACTAAAGTctcagcagaagaccacacagagCTTAAAAA CACTGTGTCATCTATCCTGGGTGCCTGGTTAGATCAATACTCGGAGGATTTCTGGAGTCCTCCAGATCACGAATGCCTGCAGAGTCTCATATCCTACTTACAACTCAACTTCTCTGGATCGGACCTGGAGAGACGAGCTTTAAACCTGCTGGAGCACTTCCAGCATCGCCAACAGTGCGAGGTGGAGATTGAAG GTGACCTGTGCTCCTGCCCCTTTGCCACACCAGAGGAGAGCAGTTTGGAGGATGAATTCTCCCCCTCACATTTCATGTCCTTCAGTCCTTCTATAGTTGCTGAGCAGTTAACAGTCATGGATGCG GAGCTGTTTAAGAGGGTTGTTCCATATCATTGTTTAGGGGGCATATGGTCCCAGAGAGATAAAAAGGGCAAAGAGCACCTGGCACCAACCATCCGTGCTACTGTTTCTCAGTTCAACAGTGTGACCAACTGTGTGATCGCCACCTGCCTGGACAACAGGTCTCTCAGACCTTTCCAAAGAGCCAAGCGCATTGAACATTGGATAGAAGTTGCCAGG AAATGCCGTATCCTGAAGAGCTTCTCCTCTCTGAAAGCCATCCTGTCTGCCTTGCAGAGTAATGCCATCCACAGGCTGAGAAGGGCCTGGGATGATGTTTCACG GGAAAGCTATCGAACTTTCCAAGAGCTGTCTGAAATCTTCTCAGACGACAATAATTACTCACTCAGCAGAGAGCTTCTCATTAAG GAGGGCACCTCTAAATCTGCCATAGTCGAGATAAACCACAAAGGAGCCCAGAGGAGACACCAGCAGCAAAGAGACATG GGTGTTGTGCAAGGAACGATTCCATACCTTGGCACTTTTCTGACTGACCTCGTCATGTTGGATACTGCTATGAAAGACCATCTGGAG GTCGGACTGATTAACTTTGAGAAGAGAAGAAAG GAATTTGAAGTGATCGCTCAGATCAAGTTGCTGCAGCTGACCTGCAATTATTACAACTTCAGCAGAAACCAGCGCTTTATTGACTGGTTTAAGAGAGTGGAGAAACTCACAGAGACCGAGAG CTACTCTATGTCGTGTGATATCGAGCCGCCGTCTGAGTCGTTGTGCAAAAAGAATGGAGGCATCATGAAGCGCATGAGCGAGGAGTCGGGCTACAGCAGCGCTGCGTCACACTCCAAGTCCTTTGAGCAGCCGCGATTAAGCCAGTTCAAAGACTGCTTTAAAGATGGAGCTGATTCCCTCAGCCTCACCTCTGCAGGATCCAGTGGCTCAGATGCAGACGAGAGTCTCAGCCTGCTCAACTCTCCTGAATCAGGCAGTCAGAGA CTCTGGGAATCACCCACCCCATCATCTCTGGAGGCGTCTGGATCAGGCTTGTGTTTAGAGTCAGGCTGCAGCAGCTCCAcatcttcctcctcttcctcctcgtcCTCAGTCTCAGCCTTCACAGGACGGACCTTCAACTTTCACAAGCGCTCAGTCTCTGGCATCTCAGACTACTCGTCTCTCAGTCTGCCGCTCTACAACCAGCAGGCAAACGACTGCTGCATCATCAGAGTCAGCCTGGACTCAGAAAACGGCAACATGTACAAAAGTATCCTG GTCACTAGTCAGGACAAAACCCCTGGGGTCATTAGGAAAGCCATGGCCAAACACAACCTGGACAATGACAAATCTGAAGACTATGAATTGTTACAGAGGGTCTCAAAGCATAAAG AACTCAGAATCCCAGATAATGGAAACGTTTTCTACGCCATGAACTCAACTGCCAACTACGACTTCTTGTTGAGAAAGCGTGGCGTCCCAAAAACCTGCCGCTCGAAAAGCTCCCCGAGCCTGACTCTACCACGCATGAAGCAGAAAGGCTTCAAAATCCCCAAGAGCTTCTTCTGA
- the ralgds gene encoding uncharacterized protein isoform X2 — protein sequence MRADKGEQHSPNMKQAPGQQPTLSPSGKMEPKSLFSLHKALAQPVKMCMFDFPVSILDDLSSVQEIGEEVEDGAIYTITLRKVQLHQTASKGQRWLGVETDSALSLYETCKGRTIKAGTLEKLVEYMVSAFKGKDYTYVTIFLCTYRAFATTKQVLDLLLNRYAKLPASGKTKVSAEDHTELKNTVSSILGAWLDQYSEDFWSPPDHECLQSLISYLQLNFSGSDLERRALNLLEHFQHRQQCEVEIEGDLCSCPFATPEESSLEDEFSPSHFMSFSPSIVAEQLTVMDAELFKRVVPYHCLGGIWSQRDKKGKEHLAPTIRATVSQFNSVTNCVIATCLDNRSLRPFQRAKRIEHWIEVARKCRILKSFSSLKAILSALQSNAIHRLRRAWDDVSRESYRTFQELSEIFSDDNNYSLSRELLIKEGTSKSAIVEINHKGAQRRHQQQRDMGVVQGTIPYLGTFLTDLVMLDTAMKDHLEVGLINFEKRRKEFEVIAQIKLLQLTCNYYNFSRNQRFIDWFKRVEKLTETESYSMSCDIEPPSESLCKKNGGIMKRMSEESGYSSAASHSKSFEQPRLSQFKDCFKDGADSLSLTSAGSSGSDADESLSLLNSPESGSQRTSTPTVKHSSTSETGELPSDSSTKLWESPTPSSLEASGSGLCLESGCSSSTSSSSSSSSSVSAFTGRTFNFHKRSVSGISDYSSLSLPLYNQQANDCCIIRVSLDSENGNMYKSILVTSQDKTPGVIRKAMAKHNLDNDKSEDYELLQRVSKHKELRIPDNGNVFYAMNSTANYDFLLRKRGVPKTCRSKSSPSLTLPRMKQKGFKIPKSFF from the exons AGCTCAGTTCAGGAGATTGGAGAGGAGGTGGAGGACGGTGCCATCTATACCATTACACTCCGAAAGGTGCAGCTCCACCAGACGGCCAGTAAGGGCCAGCGATGGCTGGGCGTGGAGACAGACTCTGCCCTCAGTCTGTACGAGACGTGCAAGGGTCGAACCATTAAGGCTGGCACACTGGAGAAACTAGTGGAGTACATGGTCTCCGCCTTCAAAGGGAAAGACTACACTTACGTCACTATTTTCCTCTGCACCTACAGAGCATTTGCCACCACCAAACAAGTGCTAGACCTGCTGCTTAACAG ATATGCCAAACTGCCAGCCTCAGGCAAGACTAAAGTctcagcagaagaccacacagagCTTAAAAA CACTGTGTCATCTATCCTGGGTGCCTGGTTAGATCAATACTCGGAGGATTTCTGGAGTCCTCCAGATCACGAATGCCTGCAGAGTCTCATATCCTACTTACAACTCAACTTCTCTGGATCGGACCTGGAGAGACGAGCTTTAAACCTGCTGGAGCACTTCCAGCATCGCCAACAGTGCGAGGTGGAGATTGAAG GTGACCTGTGCTCCTGCCCCTTTGCCACACCAGAGGAGAGCAGTTTGGAGGATGAATTCTCCCCCTCACATTTCATGTCCTTCAGTCCTTCTATAGTTGCTGAGCAGTTAACAGTCATGGATGCG GAGCTGTTTAAGAGGGTTGTTCCATATCATTGTTTAGGGGGCATATGGTCCCAGAGAGATAAAAAGGGCAAAGAGCACCTGGCACCAACCATCCGTGCTACTGTTTCTCAGTTCAACAGTGTGACCAACTGTGTGATCGCCACCTGCCTGGACAACAGGTCTCTCAGACCTTTCCAAAGAGCCAAGCGCATTGAACATTGGATAGAAGTTGCCAGG AAATGCCGTATCCTGAAGAGCTTCTCCTCTCTGAAAGCCATCCTGTCTGCCTTGCAGAGTAATGCCATCCACAGGCTGAGAAGGGCCTGGGATGATGTTTCACG GGAAAGCTATCGAACTTTCCAAGAGCTGTCTGAAATCTTCTCAGACGACAATAATTACTCACTCAGCAGAGAGCTTCTCATTAAG GAGGGCACCTCTAAATCTGCCATAGTCGAGATAAACCACAAAGGAGCCCAGAGGAGACACCAGCAGCAAAGAGACATG GGTGTTGTGCAAGGAACGATTCCATACCTTGGCACTTTTCTGACTGACCTCGTCATGTTGGATACTGCTATGAAAGACCATCTGGAG GTCGGACTGATTAACTTTGAGAAGAGAAGAAAG GAATTTGAAGTGATCGCTCAGATCAAGTTGCTGCAGCTGACCTGCAATTATTACAACTTCAGCAGAAACCAGCGCTTTATTGACTGGTTTAAGAGAGTGGAGAAACTCACAGAGACCGAGAG CTACTCTATGTCGTGTGATATCGAGCCGCCGTCTGAGTCGTTGTGCAAAAAGAATGGAGGCATCATGAAGCGCATGAGCGAGGAGTCGGGCTACAGCAGCGCTGCGTCACACTCCAAGTCCTTTGAGCAGCCGCGATTAAGCCAGTTCAAAGACTGCTTTAAAGATGGAGCTGATTCCCTCAGCCTCACCTCTGCAGGATCCAGTGGCTCAGATGCAGACGAGAGTCTCAGCCTGCTCAACTCTCCTGAATCAGGCAGTCAGAGA ACATCCACACCAACTGTGAAACACTCATCAACCTCAGAAACAGGAGAGCTCCCGTCTGATTCCTCAACCAAG CTCTGGGAATCACCCACCCCATCATCTCTGGAGGCGTCTGGATCAGGCTTGTGTTTAGAGTCAGGCTGCAGCAGCTCCAcatcttcctcctcttcctcctcgtcCTCAGTCTCAGCCTTCACAGGACGGACCTTCAACTTTCACAAGCGCTCAGTCTCTGGCATCTCAGACTACTCGTCTCTCAGTCTGCCGCTCTACAACCAGCAGGCAAACGACTGCTGCATCATCAGAGTCAGCCTGGACTCAGAAAACGGCAACATGTACAAAAGTATCCTG GTCACTAGTCAGGACAAAACCCCTGGGGTCATTAGGAAAGCCATGGCCAAACACAACCTGGACAATGACAAATCTGAAGACTATGAATTGTTACAGAGGGTCTCAAAGCATAAAG AACTCAGAATCCCAGATAATGGAAACGTTTTCTACGCCATGAACTCAACTGCCAACTACGACTTCTTGTTGAGAAAGCGTGGCGTCCCAAAAACCTGCCGCTCGAAAAGCTCCCCGAGCCTGACTCTACCACGCATGAAGCAGAAAGGCTTCAAAATCCCCAAGAGCTTCTTCTGA